A stretch of Prunus dulcis chromosome 6, ALMONDv2, whole genome shotgun sequence DNA encodes these proteins:
- the LOC117631850 gene encoding pentatricopeptide repeat-containing protein At4g39530, giving the protein MRNFALHLRHCQKKITKTEALNFSTFACPVLQSQDPCLPIRNLQSRRRALVNLLQLRVSDQPIWYDKRMHAQVVVSGFQDDVFLANLLLHSYAKSDSIVYARKLFDKMPEKNSVTWSSMVSMYTKHGNDEEALVMFSEFCRNSDGKPNEYTLASVIRACTRLGGVDQGAQVHSFVAKTGFDQEVYVGTSLVDFYSKNGDIEEAKLIFEGLKVKSAVTWTIMISGYAKCGRSEVSLKLFNQMRDTDVLPDKYVLSSLLTACSALKFIGGGKQIHAYVLRRGTVMDVSVVNVLVDFYAKCGEVQAGRKLFNTIVVKDLISWTTMIAGYMQNSINREAVKLFSEMARLGWKLDGFGCSSILTSCASLEALNHGREVHAYAIRVNLVYEDYVKNSLIDMYAKCDSLTNARRVFDSMADHNVVSYNAMIEGYSRQDKMSEVLDLFNEMRLRLLHPSLLTFVSLLGVSAALFALELSKQIHGLVTKYGYCLDVFAGSALIDVYSKCSFISDARLVFEEMNEKDIVVWNAMFCGYTQQLESEEALKLYLELQLSRQNPNEFTFAALVSAASNLASIQHGQQFHNQLIKMGLDSDPFVTNALVDMYSNCGSIEEACKIFDSKIWSDVACWNSIISTYAQHGEAEQALIMFDRMMKGQIKPNFITFVGVLSACSHAGLVDDGLRHFESMPRFGIEPGTEHYACIVSLLGRAGKLFEAKEFVMKMPIKPAAIVWRSLLSACTAAGNIELGRYAAEMAILSDPVDSGSYILLSNIYASKGMWADVKRVREKMEYNGVVKETGRSWVEANNEVHTFAAKDRTHRETGLILSILDSLILQMKGLGYVPDTTTLLIND; this is encoded by the coding sequence ATGAGAAACTTTGCACTGCACCTAAGACATTGTCAGAAGAAGATTACCAAGACAGAAGCCCTCAACTTCTCCACCTTTGCGTGCCCTGTTCTTCAGTCACAAGACCCATGTCTTCCAATCCGAAATCTCCAAAGCAGAAGGCGGGCATTGGTCAACCTCTTACAACTACGCGTTTCAGACCAACCCATTTGGTACGATAAGAGAATGCATGCCCAGGTTGTCGTATCGGGCTTTCAAGATGATGTTTTTCTTGCTAATCTTCTATTGCACTCTTACGCAAAATCTGACTCTATTGTTTACGCGCGGAAACTGTTTGATAAAATGCCTGAAAAGAACTCAGTTACTTGGTCCTCTATGGTTTCTATGTATACCAAGCATGGTAATGACGAAGAAGCATTGGTGATGTTTTCAGAGTTCTGCCGGAATTCCGATGGGAAGCCGAATGAATATACTTTAGCTAGTGTTATTCGGGCTTGTACGCGATTGGGAGGGGTTGATCAAGGTGCTCAAGTGCATAGTTTTGTTGCGAAGACTGGTTTTGATCAGGAAGTTTATGTGGGTACTTCTTTAGTCGATTTTTACTCAAAAAATGGTGATATAGAAGAAGCAAAACTAATTTTTGAAGgtttaaaagtaaaaagtgCAGTTACTTGGACTATCATGATATCAGGGTATGCAAAATGCGGAAGAAGTGAAGTATCTTTGAAACTGTTCAACCAAATGAGAGACACTGACGTTCTTCCTGATAAATATGTGCTTTCTAGTCTTCTGACTGCATGTTCTGCGCTCAAGTTCATTGGAGGTGGCAAGCAAATCCATGCTTATGTGCTTAGAAGGGGAACAGTAATGGATGTTTCAGTTGTTAATGTACTTGTAGATTTCTACGCAAAGTGCGGTGAAGTGCAGGCAGGACGAAAGCTATTCAATACAATAGTAGTCAAGGACCTCATTTCATGGACCACAATGATAGCTGGGTATATGCAAAACTCAATTAACCGAGAGGCTGTTAAGCTATTTTCTGAAATGGCCAGATTGGGTTGGAAGCTAGATGGATTCGGGTGCAGTAGTATTCTTACTTCATGTGCTTCACTTGAGGCCCTTAATCATGGGAGAGAAGTGCACGCGTATGCTATCAGAGTTAATCTTGTTTATGAAGATTATGTGAAGAATAGTTTGATTGATATGTATGCAAAATGTGATTCCCTTACTAATGCAAGACGAGTTTTTGATTCAATGGCTGATCATAATGTGGTCTCTTACAATGCAATGATTGAAGGATACTCAAGACAGGATAAGATGTCTGAAGTGCTGGATCTTTTCAATGAGATGAGGCTTAGATTGCTCCACCCGAGTCTCTTGACATTCGTTAGCCTTCTTGGTGTCTCAGCTGCTTTATTTGCATTGGAATTGAGCAAGCAAATCCATGGTCTGGTCACCAAATATGGGTACTGTTTGGACGTATTTGCTGGCAGTGCTCTCATAGATGTTTATTCTAAGTGCTCATTTATTAGTGATGCCAGACTTGTATTTGAGGAGATGAATGAGAAAGACATTGTAGTGTGGAATGCGATGTTCTGCGGATACACCCAACAGCTGGAAAGTGAAGAGGCTCTCAAGTTATACTTGGAATTACAGTTATCAAGACAAAACCCCAATGAATTTACTTTTGCTGCCCTAGTCTCAGCTGCCAGTAACCTAGCAAGTATCCAGCATGGTCAACAGTTCCATAACCAGCTCATTAAGATGGGTCTTGACAGTGATCCATTTGTCACAAATGCCCTCGTGGATATGTATTCCAATTGTGGAAGCATTGAAGAGGCTTGCAAAATATTTGATTCCAAAATTTGGAGCGATGTTGCCTGTTGGAATTCCATAATCTCAACATATGCCCAACATGGAGAAGCAGAACAAGCCCTTATTATGTTTGATAGAATGATGAAGGGGCAAATAAAACCCAACTTTATCACATTTGTGGGTGTGCTATCAGCTTGTAGCCATGCAGGCCTTGTGGATGATGGACTTCGCCACTTTGAATCAATGCCTCGGTTTGGAATCGAACCAGGGACAGAGCATTATGCTTGCATAGTTTCTCTCCTGGGTCGTGCTGGTAAATTATTTGAAGCTAAGGAATTTGTTATGAAAATGCCGATAAAACCAGCAGCGATTGTATGGAGGAGCTTGCTCAGTGCATGCACAGCTGCAGGCAACATTGAATTGGGGAGGTATGCAGCAGAGATGGCAATTTTGAGTGATCCAGTAGATAGTGGATCATATATCTTACTTTCAAATATTTATGCATCCAAAGGTATGTGGGCTGATGTCAAGAGGGTGAGGGAAAAAATGGAATACAACGGGGTGGTGAAAGAAACCGGGCGTAGTTGGGTTGAAGCGAATAACGAAGTTCATACATTTGCTGCAAAAGATAGAACGCATCGCGAGACCGGTCTTATACTTTCAATTCTAGACAGTTTGATTCTGCAGATGAAAGGGCTTGGTTATGTGCCTGACACTACGACACTTCTGATAAATGATTGA